The Candidatus Binatia bacterium sequence ATTCGATGTTCTGGATGGAAGCCTTTTCCATAAAGGCGGTGAATACGTTCACAAATTCCTTCTGCTCGGCGGGAGTTCGACGGCCCCATTCTGCGCCCAGAGCGCGCTTGGCCATCTCCGGAAAATCGAAGCGAGGCAAAATCGCTTCGCGAAGCACCTTGCGCCGCGCTTCTTTGTTGGCCTCGCCCTTATATTTCGGGTCGGTCAGGATTTTAATGACCCGGTCCACCGTGGACTTGACCATGTCGGTCGGCGCCCCCGCCACAGCGTTGGACACATCGAGCAGTGAACCCGTCAAAAATGAACACAAAAGAGAGAGAACAAGAGCCTTCATAAAATATAGATGACCCATGGTTAGTCTCTCCGGTTGCAATCAGTTTTTAAATCGCCCGAACCAAGAATGAGGCAGATTTTAAGGAAGGAAAATGCCCGATGTTCGTAGGTTTTGCAAGAAGTTTTTTCCGGCTGGGGTTATCTGGAGAGTCCGGCGAGTGCGCTGAAGCGCGAGCAAAAACCAGCCGTCAAGATCGTTATGGAACATTTTGCCGCTTTTGCCAGGCACATCTTTTGCTTCTTGACGGCTTATTGGAATAACTCGACTGGAGGTGAACATGACGCTGATACTAGCACCCTTTTACATCTTGTTCGGTGTGCTGTACCTGGGCGGAACTGTCATCGGGCTTTTCCTTGGCGGGATTTTCTTTTTATTCACTCAATCGCGGTTTTTGTTCAGCAAAGAATGGCTCGGCCACGCTCTGTTACACCGCTCTCTTAAGTAACCGAACCAGTCCCGAAACCTCTCCAAATATGAAGGGTTTTTGCTTCAAATCGGCAAAAACCCTTCACGCCTATCTTGCTTCAGAAACGCTGGCACGCCCGGAGGGATTTGAATCCCCAAAACTCAGATCCGTCTTATAGTCCTGCTTTAGCCTGAGGGATTTCTGCCGGCCAGTTCTCGATGTAAACGGGTTCAGGCTGAAAGCCAATCACGTTGAGATAAAGATACTCCCTCCACTCGTGAAATTTCCGCACATTCTCCAGCGGGACATTG is a genomic window containing:
- a CDS encoding ABC transporter substrate-binding protein yields the protein MGHLYFMKALVLSLLCSFLTGSLLDVSNAVAGAPTDMVKSTVDRVIKILTDPKYKGEANKEARRKVLREAILPRFDFPEMAKRALGAEWGRRTPAEQKEFVNVFTAFMEKASIQNIESYDNERFIYSGEKTSDSQAEVEGKILNGRGEETKIVYLLHRVGGEWRAYDLVVAGISLVSNYRSQFSRLIRQSSYEGLLRVMREKLEYRKGP